In Pyrus communis chromosome 8, drPyrComm1.1, whole genome shotgun sequence, one genomic interval encodes:
- the LOC137741693 gene encoding YTH domain-containing protein ECT4-like isoform X3 encodes MATVAPPVEQAADLLQKMSLDSQTKTLEIPEPTKKIPEDRSVTPLLPDFADPSMCYLPNSYPSTAYYYGGYDGTGSEWDDYSRYVNPEGVEMTSGVYGDNGSLIYHHGYGYAPYAPYSPAGSPVPTMGNDGQLYGPQQYQYPPYFQPLTPTSGPYTPNPAAPQTDVATSVAADQKPLSVETANGISNGIANGGGVKGNNVSAPSSTYQNSSFNSNGSYGRGALPGRVPTPGYQDPRFGFDGLRSPRPWLDAPLFSDGQPRPVTSTITSSISNGNTNLSSRNQNYRPNSHYMGLHHPRPLSGMGTAQGFINRMYPSKLYGQYGNTVRSGMGFGYHAYDSRTNGRTWLAVDNKYKPRGRNGGYYGYGNENMDGLNELNRGPRAKSSKNQKGFASNALAIKGQVPTNPSNDEENEKTSVPDREQYNKADFPEDYTDAKFFIIKSYSEDDVHKSIKYNVWASTPNGNKKLHAAYQEAQEKSGGCRVFLLFSVNTSGQFVGLAEMLGPVDFNKNLEYWQQDKWNGCFPVKWHIVKDVPNSLLKHITLENNENKPVTNSRDTQEVKLEPGLKIIKIFKEHISKTCILDDFGFYEARQKTIQEKKAKQQQFQKQVWEGKNNDEKEVENGQLKTQNSLEVSAELTKESVPAVNGSEEPKVAENGSIASGDAPKGAKPVVSEKRVVVNGVANGC; translated from the exons ATGGCCACCGTTGCTCCTCCTGTGGAAC AAGCAGCAGATTTGCTACAGAAGATGTCATTAGACTCTCAAACCAAGACTCTGGAAATTCCTGAGCCTACCAAGAAG ATCCCAGAAGATCGCTCTGTTACCCCATTGTTACCTGATTTCGCGGATCCATCTATGTGCTATCTCCCGAACAGTTATCCGTCTACTGCCTATTACTATGGAG GCTATGATGGGACTGGCAGCGAGTGGGATGACTACTCGAGATATGTAAATCCTGAGGGAGTAGAGATGACTTCT GGTGTTTATGGGGACAATGGGTCTCTGATATACCACCATGGTTATGGGTATGCACCGTATGCCCCATATTCTCCTGCTGGCTCCCCTGTTCCAACTATGGGAAATGATGGTCAGTTATATGGACCTCAGCAGTACCAATACCCTCCCTATTTCCAGCCTCTGACTCCAACCAGTGGACCGTACACTCCCAACCCTGCGGCCCCACAAACTGATGTCGCCACCTCTGTAGCTGCTGACCAAAAGCCACTGTCTGTGGAAACAGCTAATGGAATTTCTAATGGCATTGCAAACGGTGGAGGTGTGAAAGGAAATAATGTTTCAGCTCCCTCGTCAACATATCAAAACTCGTCTTTCAACTCTAATGGTTCATATGGGAGGGGTGCTTTGCCAGGACGTGTTCCTACTCCTGGATACCAGGACCCAAGATTTGGTTTTGATGGGTTGCGTTCTCCTCGTCCATGGTTAGATGCCCCACTTTTTTCGGACGGGCAACCTAGACCAGTGACAAGTACAATTACTTCATCAATCTCCAATGGCAATACTAATTTGTCTTCAAGGAATCAGAATTACCGTCCAAATTCTCATTACATG GGTTTGCACCACCCAAGGCCATTGTCAGGAATGGGTACAGCTCAAGGGTTTATAAATAGGATGTACCCAAGCAAGCTGTATGGTCAGTATGGAAACACAGTTAGATCTGGTATGGGCTTTGGGTATCATGCTTATGATTCACGAACCAATGGACGCACATGGCTTGCTGTTGACAACAAGTATAAGCCCAGGGGAAGAAATGGTGGCTATTATGGATATGGTAATGAGAACATGGATGGATTAAATGAACTAAACAGGGGGCCTCGGGCGAAGAGCTCCAAGAATCAAAAGGGATTTGCCTCTAATGCATTAGCAATCAAGGGGCAGGTACCAACGAATCCTAGTAATGATGAGGAAAACGAAAAAACCAGTGTCCCAGATCGAGAACAATACAACAAAGCAGATTTTCCCGAGGATTATACCGATGCCAAATTCTTCATCATTAAGTCATACAGTGAGGATGATGTTCATAAGAGCATTAAATATAATGTTTGGGCCAGTACGCCAAATGGCAACAAGAAGCTTCATGCTGCTTACCAGGAGGCTCAGGAGAAATCTGGTGGCTGCCgggtttttcttctcttttcg gtCAATACCAGTGGACAGTTTGTTGGCCTTGCCGAGATGTTGGGCCCTGTTGATTTTAACAAGAACTTGGAGTACTGGCAGCAAGACAAGTGGAATGGCTGTTTCCCTGTCAAGTGGCATATCGTTAAAGATGTTCCCAACAGTTTGCTGAAGCACATTACTCTTGAAAATAATGAGAATAAGCCTGTGACCAACAGTAGGGACACTCAGGAG GTCAAATTGGAGCCAGGgcttaaaataattaaaatcttcAAGGAACATATAAGCAAAACTTGCATTCTGGATGACTTTGGGTTCTATGAGGCCCGCCAGAAGACAATTCAGGAGAAGAAGGCTAAGCAACAGCAGTTTCAGAAACAG gtatgggAAGGAAAAAACAATGATGAGAAGGAGGTGGAAAATGGGCAACTGAAGACTCAAAATTCATTGGAGGTTTCCGCTGAGTTGACCAAGGAATCTGTTCCGGCGGTGAATGGAAGTGAGGAGCCGAAAGTTGCAGAAAACGGATCAATTGCATCTGGAGATGCCCCAAAGGGTGCTAAGCCAGTTGTGTCAGAGAAGAGGGTTGTAGTGAATGGGGTTGCGAATGGTTGCTAG
- the LOC137741693 gene encoding YTH domain-containing protein ECT4-like isoform X1, with product MATVAPPVEQAADLLQKMSLDSQTKTLEIPEPTKKPSVNQSGSIDSGNAANGQIPEDRSVTPLLPDFADPSMCYLPNSYPSTAYYYGGYDGTGSEWDDYSRYVNPEGVEMTSGVYGDNGSLIYHHGYGYAPYAPYSPAGSPVPTMGNDGQLYGPQQYQYPPYFQPLTPTSGPYTPNPAAPQTDVATSVAADQKPLSVETANGISNGIANGGGVKGNNVSAPSSTYQNSSFNSNGSYGRGALPGRVPTPGYQDPRFGFDGLRSPRPWLDAPLFSDGQPRPVTSTITSSISNGNTNLSSRNQNYRPNSHYMGLHHPRPLSGMGTAQGFINRMYPSKLYGQYGNTVRSGMGFGYHAYDSRTNGRTWLAVDNKYKPRGRNGGYYGYGNENMDGLNELNRGPRAKSSKNQKGFASNALAIKGQVPTNPSNDEENEKTSVPDREQYNKADFPEDYTDAKFFIIKSYSEDDVHKSIKYNVWASTPNGNKKLHAAYQEAQEKSGGCRVFLLFSVNTSGQFVGLAEMLGPVDFNKNLEYWQQDKWNGCFPVKWHIVKDVPNSLLKHITLENNENKPVTNSRDTQEVKLEPGLKIIKIFKEHISKTCILDDFGFYEARQKTIQEKKAKQQQFQKQVWEGKNNDEKEVENGQLKTQNSLEVSAELTKESVPAVNGSEEPKVAENGSIASGDAPKGAKPVVSEKRVVVNGVANGC from the exons ATGGCCACCGTTGCTCCTCCTGTGGAAC AAGCAGCAGATTTGCTACAGAAGATGTCATTAGACTCTCAAACCAAGACTCTGGAAATTCCTGAGCCTACCAAGAAG CCTTCTGTTAACCAATCCGGGTCTATTGATTCTGGCAATGCTGCAAATGGACAGATCCCAGAAGATCGCTCTGTTACCCCATTGTTACCTGATTTCGCGGATCCATCTATGTGCTATCTCCCGAACAGTTATCCGTCTACTGCCTATTACTATGGAG GCTATGATGGGACTGGCAGCGAGTGGGATGACTACTCGAGATATGTAAATCCTGAGGGAGTAGAGATGACTTCT GGTGTTTATGGGGACAATGGGTCTCTGATATACCACCATGGTTATGGGTATGCACCGTATGCCCCATATTCTCCTGCTGGCTCCCCTGTTCCAACTATGGGAAATGATGGTCAGTTATATGGACCTCAGCAGTACCAATACCCTCCCTATTTCCAGCCTCTGACTCCAACCAGTGGACCGTACACTCCCAACCCTGCGGCCCCACAAACTGATGTCGCCACCTCTGTAGCTGCTGACCAAAAGCCACTGTCTGTGGAAACAGCTAATGGAATTTCTAATGGCATTGCAAACGGTGGAGGTGTGAAAGGAAATAATGTTTCAGCTCCCTCGTCAACATATCAAAACTCGTCTTTCAACTCTAATGGTTCATATGGGAGGGGTGCTTTGCCAGGACGTGTTCCTACTCCTGGATACCAGGACCCAAGATTTGGTTTTGATGGGTTGCGTTCTCCTCGTCCATGGTTAGATGCCCCACTTTTTTCGGACGGGCAACCTAGACCAGTGACAAGTACAATTACTTCATCAATCTCCAATGGCAATACTAATTTGTCTTCAAGGAATCAGAATTACCGTCCAAATTCTCATTACATG GGTTTGCACCACCCAAGGCCATTGTCAGGAATGGGTACAGCTCAAGGGTTTATAAATAGGATGTACCCAAGCAAGCTGTATGGTCAGTATGGAAACACAGTTAGATCTGGTATGGGCTTTGGGTATCATGCTTATGATTCACGAACCAATGGACGCACATGGCTTGCTGTTGACAACAAGTATAAGCCCAGGGGAAGAAATGGTGGCTATTATGGATATGGTAATGAGAACATGGATGGATTAAATGAACTAAACAGGGGGCCTCGGGCGAAGAGCTCCAAGAATCAAAAGGGATTTGCCTCTAATGCATTAGCAATCAAGGGGCAGGTACCAACGAATCCTAGTAATGATGAGGAAAACGAAAAAACCAGTGTCCCAGATCGAGAACAATACAACAAAGCAGATTTTCCCGAGGATTATACCGATGCCAAATTCTTCATCATTAAGTCATACAGTGAGGATGATGTTCATAAGAGCATTAAATATAATGTTTGGGCCAGTACGCCAAATGGCAACAAGAAGCTTCATGCTGCTTACCAGGAGGCTCAGGAGAAATCTGGTGGCTGCCgggtttttcttctcttttcg gtCAATACCAGTGGACAGTTTGTTGGCCTTGCCGAGATGTTGGGCCCTGTTGATTTTAACAAGAACTTGGAGTACTGGCAGCAAGACAAGTGGAATGGCTGTTTCCCTGTCAAGTGGCATATCGTTAAAGATGTTCCCAACAGTTTGCTGAAGCACATTACTCTTGAAAATAATGAGAATAAGCCTGTGACCAACAGTAGGGACACTCAGGAG GTCAAATTGGAGCCAGGgcttaaaataattaaaatcttcAAGGAACATATAAGCAAAACTTGCATTCTGGATGACTTTGGGTTCTATGAGGCCCGCCAGAAGACAATTCAGGAGAAGAAGGCTAAGCAACAGCAGTTTCAGAAACAG gtatgggAAGGAAAAAACAATGATGAGAAGGAGGTGGAAAATGGGCAACTGAAGACTCAAAATTCATTGGAGGTTTCCGCTGAGTTGACCAAGGAATCTGTTCCGGCGGTGAATGGAAGTGAGGAGCCGAAAGTTGCAGAAAACGGATCAATTGCATCTGGAGATGCCCCAAAGGGTGCTAAGCCAGTTGTGTCAGAGAAGAGGGTTGTAGTGAATGGGGTTGCGAATGGTTGCTAG
- the LOC137741693 gene encoding YTH domain-containing protein ECT2-like isoform X4, with the protein MATVAPPVEPADLLQKMSLDSQTKTLEIPEPTKKIPEDRSVTPLLPDFADPSMCYLPNSYPSTAYYYGGYDGTGSEWDDYSRYVNPEGVEMTSGVYGDNGSLIYHHGYGYAPYAPYSPAGSPVPTMGNDGQLYGPQQYQYPPYFQPLTPTSGPYTPNPAAPQTDVATSVAADQKPLSVETANGISNGIANGGGVKGNNVSAPSSTYQNSSFNSNGSYGRGALPGRVPTPGYQDPRFGFDGLRSPRPWLDAPLFSDGQPRPVTSTITSSISNGNTNLSSRNQNYRPNSHYMGLHHPRPLSGMGTAQGFINRMYPSKLYGQYGNTVRSGMGFGYHAYDSRTNGRTWLAVDNKYKPRGRNGGYYGYGNENMDGLNELNRGPRAKSSKNQKGFASNALAIKGQVPTNPSNDEENEKTSVPDREQYNKADFPEDYTDAKFFIIKSYSEDDVHKSIKYNVWASTPNGNKKLHAAYQEAQEKSGGCRVFLLFSVNTSGQFVGLAEMLGPVDFNKNLEYWQQDKWNGCFPVKWHIVKDVPNSLLKHITLENNENKPVTNSRDTQEVKLEPGLKIIKIFKEHISKTCILDDFGFYEARQKTIQEKKAKQQQFQKQVWEGKNNDEKEVENGQLKTQNSLEVSAELTKESVPAVNGSEEPKVAENGSIASGDAPKGAKPVVSEKRVVVNGVANGC; encoded by the exons ATGGCCACCGTTGCTCCTCCTGTGGAAC CAGCAGATTTGCTACAGAAGATGTCATTAGACTCTCAAACCAAGACTCTGGAAATTCCTGAGCCTACCAAGAAG ATCCCAGAAGATCGCTCTGTTACCCCATTGTTACCTGATTTCGCGGATCCATCTATGTGCTATCTCCCGAACAGTTATCCGTCTACTGCCTATTACTATGGAG GCTATGATGGGACTGGCAGCGAGTGGGATGACTACTCGAGATATGTAAATCCTGAGGGAGTAGAGATGACTTCT GGTGTTTATGGGGACAATGGGTCTCTGATATACCACCATGGTTATGGGTATGCACCGTATGCCCCATATTCTCCTGCTGGCTCCCCTGTTCCAACTATGGGAAATGATGGTCAGTTATATGGACCTCAGCAGTACCAATACCCTCCCTATTTCCAGCCTCTGACTCCAACCAGTGGACCGTACACTCCCAACCCTGCGGCCCCACAAACTGATGTCGCCACCTCTGTAGCTGCTGACCAAAAGCCACTGTCTGTGGAAACAGCTAATGGAATTTCTAATGGCATTGCAAACGGTGGAGGTGTGAAAGGAAATAATGTTTCAGCTCCCTCGTCAACATATCAAAACTCGTCTTTCAACTCTAATGGTTCATATGGGAGGGGTGCTTTGCCAGGACGTGTTCCTACTCCTGGATACCAGGACCCAAGATTTGGTTTTGATGGGTTGCGTTCTCCTCGTCCATGGTTAGATGCCCCACTTTTTTCGGACGGGCAACCTAGACCAGTGACAAGTACAATTACTTCATCAATCTCCAATGGCAATACTAATTTGTCTTCAAGGAATCAGAATTACCGTCCAAATTCTCATTACATG GGTTTGCACCACCCAAGGCCATTGTCAGGAATGGGTACAGCTCAAGGGTTTATAAATAGGATGTACCCAAGCAAGCTGTATGGTCAGTATGGAAACACAGTTAGATCTGGTATGGGCTTTGGGTATCATGCTTATGATTCACGAACCAATGGACGCACATGGCTTGCTGTTGACAACAAGTATAAGCCCAGGGGAAGAAATGGTGGCTATTATGGATATGGTAATGAGAACATGGATGGATTAAATGAACTAAACAGGGGGCCTCGGGCGAAGAGCTCCAAGAATCAAAAGGGATTTGCCTCTAATGCATTAGCAATCAAGGGGCAGGTACCAACGAATCCTAGTAATGATGAGGAAAACGAAAAAACCAGTGTCCCAGATCGAGAACAATACAACAAAGCAGATTTTCCCGAGGATTATACCGATGCCAAATTCTTCATCATTAAGTCATACAGTGAGGATGATGTTCATAAGAGCATTAAATATAATGTTTGGGCCAGTACGCCAAATGGCAACAAGAAGCTTCATGCTGCTTACCAGGAGGCTCAGGAGAAATCTGGTGGCTGCCgggtttttcttctcttttcg gtCAATACCAGTGGACAGTTTGTTGGCCTTGCCGAGATGTTGGGCCCTGTTGATTTTAACAAGAACTTGGAGTACTGGCAGCAAGACAAGTGGAATGGCTGTTTCCCTGTCAAGTGGCATATCGTTAAAGATGTTCCCAACAGTTTGCTGAAGCACATTACTCTTGAAAATAATGAGAATAAGCCTGTGACCAACAGTAGGGACACTCAGGAG GTCAAATTGGAGCCAGGgcttaaaataattaaaatcttcAAGGAACATATAAGCAAAACTTGCATTCTGGATGACTTTGGGTTCTATGAGGCCCGCCAGAAGACAATTCAGGAGAAGAAGGCTAAGCAACAGCAGTTTCAGAAACAG gtatgggAAGGAAAAAACAATGATGAGAAGGAGGTGGAAAATGGGCAACTGAAGACTCAAAATTCATTGGAGGTTTCCGCTGAGTTGACCAAGGAATCTGTTCCGGCGGTGAATGGAAGTGAGGAGCCGAAAGTTGCAGAAAACGGATCAATTGCATCTGGAGATGCCCCAAAGGGTGCTAAGCCAGTTGTGTCAGAGAAGAGGGTTGTAGTGAATGGGGTTGCGAATGGTTGCTAG
- the LOC137741693 gene encoding YTH domain-containing protein ECT4-like isoform X2, with amino-acid sequence MATVAPPVEPADLLQKMSLDSQTKTLEIPEPTKKPSVNQSGSIDSGNAANGQIPEDRSVTPLLPDFADPSMCYLPNSYPSTAYYYGGYDGTGSEWDDYSRYVNPEGVEMTSGVYGDNGSLIYHHGYGYAPYAPYSPAGSPVPTMGNDGQLYGPQQYQYPPYFQPLTPTSGPYTPNPAAPQTDVATSVAADQKPLSVETANGISNGIANGGGVKGNNVSAPSSTYQNSSFNSNGSYGRGALPGRVPTPGYQDPRFGFDGLRSPRPWLDAPLFSDGQPRPVTSTITSSISNGNTNLSSRNQNYRPNSHYMGLHHPRPLSGMGTAQGFINRMYPSKLYGQYGNTVRSGMGFGYHAYDSRTNGRTWLAVDNKYKPRGRNGGYYGYGNENMDGLNELNRGPRAKSSKNQKGFASNALAIKGQVPTNPSNDEENEKTSVPDREQYNKADFPEDYTDAKFFIIKSYSEDDVHKSIKYNVWASTPNGNKKLHAAYQEAQEKSGGCRVFLLFSVNTSGQFVGLAEMLGPVDFNKNLEYWQQDKWNGCFPVKWHIVKDVPNSLLKHITLENNENKPVTNSRDTQEVKLEPGLKIIKIFKEHISKTCILDDFGFYEARQKTIQEKKAKQQQFQKQVWEGKNNDEKEVENGQLKTQNSLEVSAELTKESVPAVNGSEEPKVAENGSIASGDAPKGAKPVVSEKRVVVNGVANGC; translated from the exons ATGGCCACCGTTGCTCCTCCTGTGGAAC CAGCAGATTTGCTACAGAAGATGTCATTAGACTCTCAAACCAAGACTCTGGAAATTCCTGAGCCTACCAAGAAG CCTTCTGTTAACCAATCCGGGTCTATTGATTCTGGCAATGCTGCAAATGGACAGATCCCAGAAGATCGCTCTGTTACCCCATTGTTACCTGATTTCGCGGATCCATCTATGTGCTATCTCCCGAACAGTTATCCGTCTACTGCCTATTACTATGGAG GCTATGATGGGACTGGCAGCGAGTGGGATGACTACTCGAGATATGTAAATCCTGAGGGAGTAGAGATGACTTCT GGTGTTTATGGGGACAATGGGTCTCTGATATACCACCATGGTTATGGGTATGCACCGTATGCCCCATATTCTCCTGCTGGCTCCCCTGTTCCAACTATGGGAAATGATGGTCAGTTATATGGACCTCAGCAGTACCAATACCCTCCCTATTTCCAGCCTCTGACTCCAACCAGTGGACCGTACACTCCCAACCCTGCGGCCCCACAAACTGATGTCGCCACCTCTGTAGCTGCTGACCAAAAGCCACTGTCTGTGGAAACAGCTAATGGAATTTCTAATGGCATTGCAAACGGTGGAGGTGTGAAAGGAAATAATGTTTCAGCTCCCTCGTCAACATATCAAAACTCGTCTTTCAACTCTAATGGTTCATATGGGAGGGGTGCTTTGCCAGGACGTGTTCCTACTCCTGGATACCAGGACCCAAGATTTGGTTTTGATGGGTTGCGTTCTCCTCGTCCATGGTTAGATGCCCCACTTTTTTCGGACGGGCAACCTAGACCAGTGACAAGTACAATTACTTCATCAATCTCCAATGGCAATACTAATTTGTCTTCAAGGAATCAGAATTACCGTCCAAATTCTCATTACATG GGTTTGCACCACCCAAGGCCATTGTCAGGAATGGGTACAGCTCAAGGGTTTATAAATAGGATGTACCCAAGCAAGCTGTATGGTCAGTATGGAAACACAGTTAGATCTGGTATGGGCTTTGGGTATCATGCTTATGATTCACGAACCAATGGACGCACATGGCTTGCTGTTGACAACAAGTATAAGCCCAGGGGAAGAAATGGTGGCTATTATGGATATGGTAATGAGAACATGGATGGATTAAATGAACTAAACAGGGGGCCTCGGGCGAAGAGCTCCAAGAATCAAAAGGGATTTGCCTCTAATGCATTAGCAATCAAGGGGCAGGTACCAACGAATCCTAGTAATGATGAGGAAAACGAAAAAACCAGTGTCCCAGATCGAGAACAATACAACAAAGCAGATTTTCCCGAGGATTATACCGATGCCAAATTCTTCATCATTAAGTCATACAGTGAGGATGATGTTCATAAGAGCATTAAATATAATGTTTGGGCCAGTACGCCAAATGGCAACAAGAAGCTTCATGCTGCTTACCAGGAGGCTCAGGAGAAATCTGGTGGCTGCCgggtttttcttctcttttcg gtCAATACCAGTGGACAGTTTGTTGGCCTTGCCGAGATGTTGGGCCCTGTTGATTTTAACAAGAACTTGGAGTACTGGCAGCAAGACAAGTGGAATGGCTGTTTCCCTGTCAAGTGGCATATCGTTAAAGATGTTCCCAACAGTTTGCTGAAGCACATTACTCTTGAAAATAATGAGAATAAGCCTGTGACCAACAGTAGGGACACTCAGGAG GTCAAATTGGAGCCAGGgcttaaaataattaaaatcttcAAGGAACATATAAGCAAAACTTGCATTCTGGATGACTTTGGGTTCTATGAGGCCCGCCAGAAGACAATTCAGGAGAAGAAGGCTAAGCAACAGCAGTTTCAGAAACAG gtatgggAAGGAAAAAACAATGATGAGAAGGAGGTGGAAAATGGGCAACTGAAGACTCAAAATTCATTGGAGGTTTCCGCTGAGTTGACCAAGGAATCTGTTCCGGCGGTGAATGGAAGTGAGGAGCCGAAAGTTGCAGAAAACGGATCAATTGCATCTGGAGATGCCCCAAAGGGTGCTAAGCCAGTTGTGTCAGAGAAGAGGGTTGTAGTGAATGGGGTTGCGAATGGTTGCTAG